In Labrys monachus, the genomic stretch GAAGTTCAAGCAGGCCGACGACGATTTCGAAATGATCGAGACGCTGTATGGCGTGGGCTACCGCTTCAAGGAAGCGTAAGGCGGAAGGCCGGTCGCCGACCGACCTCCCCCAGACTGGCGCTGACCGTCTCAAACGCGGGTTCTTCAGCAGCCCCGCGTCGCGTGACCATGTTGTTCAGATGCCGATAAGCGCCGACCGAGATCCGGACGATCCCGAACTCCCCAAGCCCTCGCTGAGCCTGCGCCGCCGCCTCCGGCGCATGATGCGGGCGCTCGGCGTGCAGACCTTCTCGAGCCTCACCCGGCGGATCGTCATCCTCAACCTGGCCGGGCTGGTGGCGCTGGTCGTCGGCATCTTCTATCTCAACCAGTTCCGCGAGGGCCTGATCGATGCCCGCGTGCAGGCGCTGCTGACCCAGGGCGAGATCATGGCGAGCGCCGTCGCGGCCTCCGCCACGGTGGAGACCGGCTCGATCCATATCGATCCGGAGAAGCTCCTGGAGCAGCAGGCGGCGGGCGACGAGGATCCGGACGATTCGACCTCGCTCGACTTCCCGATCAATCCGGAGAAGGTCGCGCCGCTGATGCGGCGCCTGATCTCGCCGACGAAGCTGCGGGCCCGCGTCTACGACCGCGACGGCAATCTGGTGATCGATTCGCGCGCTTTGTTCATCTACAGCGACATCATCCGCTCCGACCTGCCGCCGCCCAGGGAGACCCCGAACGTCGTCGAGCGGGCGTGGAACGAGGTCAAGCGCTTCATCTTCCGCTCCGACACGCCGCTCTACAAGGAACTCGGCAACCGCAACGGCAAGGGCTACAGCGAAGTGGTGACGGCGCTCAACGGCTCGCCATCCACGCTGGTGCGCGTCAACGAGAAGAACGAATCGATCGTCTCGGTGGCGGTGCCGATCCAGCGCTTCAAATCCGTGCTCGGCGTCCTCCTGCTGTCGACCCGGCCCGGCGACATCGACGAGATCGTCACGGCGGAGCGGCTCGCCATCCTCAGGGTCTTCGCGGTGGCCGCCGCCGTCACCGTCATCCTGTCGATCCTGCTCGCGGGCACCATCGCCGGTCCGGTCCGGCGGCTGGCGGAGGCGGCGGAACGGGTGCGCTACGGCGTCAAGTCGCGCTACGAGATCCCCGACTTCACCGAGCGTTCCGACGAGATCGGCCATTTGTCCGGGGCGCTGCGCGACATGACGAAGGCGCTGTTCAGCCGCATCGAGGCGATCGAGAGCTTCGCCGCCGACGTGGCGCATGAATTGAAGAACCCGCTGACCTCGCTGCGCTCGGCGGTGGAGACCCTGCCGCTCGCCAAGAGCGACACCTCGCGCGCCCGCCTGCTCGAAGTGATCCAGCACGACGTGCGCCGGCTCGACCGCCTGATCTCCGACATTTCCGACGCCTCGCGCCTCGATGCCGAGTTGCTGCGCTCGACCGCCGAGCCGGTCGACCTCGTCAAGCTGCTCGGGGCGCTGACCAGCGTGTTCAACAGCGTCGAGCGGGATGACGGCGTGAAGGTCCGCCTGTCGGTGCCGACCGGCCTGCCCGCCGCCGCCTTCCTCATCAACGGCCATGATTCGCGGCTCGGCCAGGTCATCAACAACCTCGTGGACAATGCCCGCTCCTTCTCGCCGCCCGGCGGCGAGGTGCGCATCAACCTGCGCCGCAACAAGAACGACATCGAGATCGCCATCGAGGATGACGGGCCGGGCATCCCGGACCACGCGCTGAGCCGCATCTTCGAACGCTTCTACACCGACCGGCCGGAAGACCAGGGCTTCGGCCAGAATTCCGGCCTCGGCCTGTCGATCTCCAAGCAGATCATCGATGCGCATGGCGGCAAGCTGTGGGCGGAGACGCGCAAGAAGGACGGGGTCGTGCTCGGCGCCCGCTTCGTGGCCCGCCTGCCCGCCACCGCGGTATGAGGAAGCCGACCATCCATGCCACCTGCGTCGTCGTCGGCGGCCACGGCGTGCTGCTGCGCGGCCCCTCCCGCGCCGGCAAGAGCCGGCTTGCGCTGCATTTCATCGAGAGCGCGCCGGCGGCCGGGCGTTTCGCCCGCCTCGTCGGCGACGACCGCGTCTATGTCGAGCCGGAGCGCGGCCATCTCGTCGCCCATGTCCCGGATACCATCGCCGGACTGATCGAACGCCGGGGCGCCGGCATCGAGGCAATCGCCTATCAGCCCTCCGCGCCGGTCGCCCTGGTTGTGGATATCCTCGCCGACGCGGAATTTTCCGCGCTGGCTTCCGACGCCGCCGATCGCATCGCGATCGAGGGCATCGAGGTCGCCCATCTCTACGTGCCGCGGGATTTCGACCGCGCCGTGGCCCGCATCGAAGCGATTTTGCCCCTTCTCGGCCCGGCAGCCTGTTGACAATGTCAGCCCGGGCGGCGACGCTGCCGTTCACATTCCCTTAACGGCTGCGGCCAGCGTGTGACGAGACTGCGACAATGTGAGCCGGCGAGAGACTTGTTTTTGTGCATCGCAAGAATATTATCAGGCAGATGAGCTACGGATTGTTCAGGCGCCTTCAAAGCGCCCCAGCCGTGCGTTACGGAGGCGTCGTCTCAATTTGCTCAGCACCGGGTGGCGCGAAAGCGAAAAGGACCTTGCCTGTTGTTGCGTGCGCGGCAGCAAGCGGGAACTCATGGTACAGGTTCAACGATGATCGGCTTGGTTCTCGTAACCCACGGTCATCTGGCTACCGAGTTCCTCGCGGCCCTGGAACATGTGGTAGGGCCGCAACGCAATGTTGAAGCGATCGATATCGGTCCCGAGGACGATGTCGAGCAGCGTCGGCATGACATCATCGATGCCGTTGCCAGGGTTGAAACCGGCTCCGGCGTGGTGGTGTTGACGGATATGTTCGGCGGGACTCCTTCCAATCTCGCGATCTCGGTGATGAGCGGCCCCTCGATCGAGGTGCTTGCCGGCATCAACCTTCCCATGCTGGTCAAACTGGCACGTCTGCGCAGCGAGGTTCCCCTCGCCGAAGCCGTGACCCGTGCACAGGAGGCCGGCCGTAAATACATCAATATCGCCAGTCGTGTGTTGTCAGGACAATGAGTCGTCGTTCCCTTCAACTGGCGGCCTGCGAGCCGCAATTCGCTGCCGGCGCGCTCGCC encodes the following:
- a CDS encoding PTS sugar transporter subunit IIA, with translation MIGLVLVTHGHLATEFLAALEHVVGPQRNVEAIDIGPEDDVEQRRHDIIDAVARVETGSGVVVLTDMFGGTPSNLAISVMSGPSIEVLAGINLPMLVKLARLRSEVPLAEAVTRAQEAGRKYINIASRVLSGQ
- a CDS encoding HPr kinase/phosphorylase — translated: MRKPTIHATCVVVGGHGVLLRGPSRAGKSRLALHFIESAPAAGRFARLVGDDRVYVEPERGHLVAHVPDTIAGLIERRGAGIEAIAYQPSAPVALVVDILADAEFSALASDAADRIAIEGIEVAHLYVPRDFDRAVARIEAILPLLGPAAC
- a CDS encoding stimulus-sensing domain-containing protein, with translation MPISADRDPDDPELPKPSLSLRRRLRRMMRALGVQTFSSLTRRIVILNLAGLVALVVGIFYLNQFREGLIDARVQALLTQGEIMASAVAASATVETGSIHIDPEKLLEQQAAGDEDPDDSTSLDFPINPEKVAPLMRRLISPTKLRARVYDRDGNLVIDSRALFIYSDIIRSDLPPPRETPNVVERAWNEVKRFIFRSDTPLYKELGNRNGKGYSEVVTALNGSPSTLVRVNEKNESIVSVAVPIQRFKSVLGVLLLSTRPGDIDEIVTAERLAILRVFAVAAAVTVILSILLAGTIAGPVRRLAEAAERVRYGVKSRYEIPDFTERSDEIGHLSGALRDMTKALFSRIEAIESFAADVAHELKNPLTSLRSAVETLPLAKSDTSRARLLEVIQHDVRRLDRLISDISDASRLDAELLRSTAEPVDLVKLLGALTSVFNSVERDDGVKVRLSVPTGLPAAAFLINGHDSRLGQVINNLVDNARSFSPPGGEVRINLRRNKNDIEIAIEDDGPGIPDHALSRIFERFYTDRPEDQGFGQNSGLGLSISKQIIDAHGGKLWAETRKKDGVVLGARFVARLPATAV